From a region of the Oryza sativa Japonica Group chromosome 6, ASM3414082v1 genome:
- the LOC4341299 gene encoding protein OXIDATIVE STRESS 3, which yields MGGIARRRGGGDQGGVAAAAGGDGEAAASGFSSGDSSATTTLRSPASSSLTDDGGEVTSWTSADGGGGGDYCSFSCSSESELELESDDDDDEEEEEMMQLDGGGHAAGGPLYELAAPLLAQLPLRTGLSKYYQGKSQSFTSLCNARCVQDLAKKTTPYITRMKLQLRRGHGVVDRLSNSRRAPGPCSKTMAKKATRCSSDRLLSRAREHKPLHSSSSTPAQQSKKELSRC from the exons ATGGGCGGGATAgctcgacgacgaggaggaggagatcaaggtggtgttgctgctgctgccggcggcgacggcgaggcggcggcgtccgggtTCTCCAGCGGCGattcgtcggcgacgacgacgctgcggtcgccggcgtcgtcgagcctgaccgacgatggcggcgaggtgACGTCGTGGACGTCGgctgacggtggtggtggtggtgactaCTGCTCGTTTTCGTGTTCGTCGGAGTCGGAGTTGGAGTTGGAgtcagacgacgacgacgacgaggaggaggaggagatgatgcAGCTGGATGGTGGCGGGCACGCCGCCGGCGGGCCGCTCTACGAGCTGGCGGCGCCGCTGCTGGCGCAGCTTCCTCTCAG GACAGGGCTATCCAAGTACTACCAAGGGAAGTCCCAATCCTTCACATCGCTCTGCAACGCCAGGTGCGTCCAAGACCTTGCAAAGAAGACAACCCCTTACATCACCAGGATGAAGCTGCAGCTGCGCAGAGGCCATGGAGTCGTGGATCGGTTGTCGAATTCGCGTCGCGCTCCAGGGCCCTGCAGCAAGACGATGGCGAAGAAGGCGACGAGGTGCTCGTCCGATCGATTGCTGTCAAGAGCAAGGGAGCACAAGCCTcttcacagcagcagcagcacacctGCACAACAGAGCAAGAAAGAGCTGTCAAGATGCTAG
- the LOC4341300 gene encoding acid phosphatase 1 — protein MRCLLLLVLALLAAAAADAEPVLRTVTGVPTGVSSGGGGGGGESSDELYCDGWRLSVETGNAGPWTAIPPRCLEFVRAYMEGERYASDSAVAAADSLAFAARALASGGGGARPAWVFDVDETLLTNAPYYAVNGWGSLEFNETSFDEWVDVAKAPALPASLKLYNELQGLGIHIILLTGRSEFQRNATQVNLLFAGYHSWEKLILRQSPDIGKTAVQYKSERRAALEAEGFKILGNSGDQWSDLLGLPMATRSFKLPNPMYFIS, from the exons AtgcgctgcctcctcctcctcgtcctcgcgctcctcgcggcggcggcggcggatgccgAGCCCGTTCTCCGCACGGTGACGGGCGTCCCCACGGGAGtgtcctccggcggcggcggcgggggtggagaATCTTCCGACGAGCTGTACTGCGACGGATGGAGGCTGTCGGTGGAGACGGGGAACGCGGGGCCGTGGACCGCCATCCCCCCGCGGTGCCTGGAGTTCGTGCGCGCCTACATGGAAGGGGAGCGCTACGCCTCCgactccgccgtcgccgccgcggactccctcgccttcgccgcgcGGGCGCTGGCGTCGGGCGGCGGGGGGGCCAGGCCGGCGTGGGTGTTCGACGTCGACGAGACGCTGCTCACCAACGCGCCCTACTACGCCGTCAACGGCTGGGG ATCACTAGAGTTCAACGAGACCTCATTTGATGAATGGGTGGATGTAGCAAAGGCACCTGCATTACCAGCCAGCTTGAAACTGTACAATGAGCTTCAGGGTCTTGGGATCCACATCATCCTCTTGACCGGTCGAAGTGAATTCCAACGTAACGCCACACAAGTGAATCTTTTATTTGCAGGCTACCATTCATGGGAAAAACTCATCCTGAG GCAATCCCCTGATATTGGCAAGACAGCCGTGCAGTACAAGTCAGAAAGACGAGCAGCACTGGAAGCTGAGGGATTCAAGATACTTGGAAATTCTGGGGATCAGTGGAGTGATTTATTGGGATTGCCAATGGCTACGAGatccttcaaacttccaaaccCAATGTATTTCATCAGTTGA